A stretch of the Tannerella serpentiformis genome encodes the following:
- a CDS encoding S41 family peptidase yields MTGRVRAQQPQWPDENARKLSIALYAIENLYVDEPNKKKLVEDAIRGMLDKLDPHSAYSDAEETKDLNEPLQGGFDGIGIQFNMLTDTLYVVQVISGGPSERVGLAAGDRIIMVDDTVIAGVKMKTTDVMRRLRGPKGTEVRVKVQRGGSPKLIEFKIIRGKIPVHSLDAAYMADSTTGYIRLNRFANTSHEEFLEALTRLRKEGMKHLVLDLQGNGGGYLHVACNLADEFLSNGRLIVYTEGRNSPREEATATATGNFEDGRLVILVDESSASASEIVSGAVQDWDRGVIVGRRTFGKGLVQRPIPLPDNSMIRLTIARYYTPGGRNIQKPYTGGDAAAYNRDLIDRYNHGELMNADSIHFPDSLRSRTLVNHRTVYGGGGIMPDRFIPLDTSRYTDYHRRLVGLGYIYRTVLSYVDGHRKALRKRYPDFKSFSQQFTVGDELLSDLCARATADSVAFDSAQYAKSRPLIALQLKALIARDLFDETAYYRIINEDNESLREALRIINNAEAYEKILRGVKSDK; encoded by the coding sequence ATGACGGGCCGTGTCCGCGCCCAGCAGCCACAGTGGCCGGACGAGAACGCACGCAAACTCTCCATCGCGCTCTATGCGATCGAGAATCTTTATGTGGACGAGCCCAACAAGAAGAAACTCGTCGAGGACGCCATCCGCGGCATGCTCGACAAGCTCGACCCCCACTCGGCCTACTCCGACGCCGAGGAAACGAAAGACCTCAACGAGCCGCTCCAAGGCGGGTTTGACGGCATCGGCATCCAGTTCAATATGCTTACGGATACGCTCTACGTCGTTCAGGTCATCTCCGGCGGGCCCTCCGAGCGCGTCGGGCTGGCGGCTGGCGACCGGATTATCATGGTCGACGACACGGTCATCGCGGGCGTTAAGATGAAGACGACCGACGTCATGCGTCGTCTGCGTGGGCCCAAGGGCACCGAGGTGCGCGTCAAGGTGCAACGCGGAGGCAGCCCGAAGCTGATCGAGTTCAAGATCATCCGCGGCAAGATCCCCGTGCACAGCCTCGACGCCGCCTACATGGCCGACTCCACCACGGGCTACATCCGCCTGAACCGCTTCGCCAACACCTCGCACGAGGAGTTCCTCGAAGCCCTCACCCGGCTTCGTAAGGAGGGCATGAAGCACCTCGTGCTCGACCTTCAGGGTAACGGCGGCGGCTACCTGCATGTGGCCTGCAACCTGGCCGACGAGTTCCTCAGCAACGGTCGCCTGATCGTCTACACCGAGGGCCGCAACTCGCCGCGCGAGGAGGCCACGGCCACGGCCACGGGCAACTTCGAGGACGGCCGCCTCGTCATCCTCGTCGACGAATCGTCGGCCTCGGCCAGTGAGATCGTCTCCGGCGCCGTGCAGGACTGGGATCGCGGCGTGATCGTCGGTCGGCGCACCTTCGGCAAGGGCCTCGTGCAGCGTCCCATCCCCCTGCCGGATAACTCCATGATCCGCCTCACCATCGCCCGCTACTACACCCCCGGCGGACGCAACATCCAAAAGCCTTACACCGGTGGCGACGCAGCGGCCTACAATCGCGACCTCATCGACCGTTACAACCACGGCGAACTGATGAACGCAGACAGCATCCACTTCCCCGACTCGCTCCGCTCGCGTACGCTCGTCAACCACCGGACGGTCTACGGCGGCGGAGGCATCATGCCCGACCGTTTCATTCCGCTCGACACCTCGCGCTACACGGATTATCACCGCCGGCTCGTCGGCCTGGGCTATATTTACCGCACGGTTCTCAGCTACGTCGACGGGCACCGCAAGGCGCTCCGCAAGCGTTACCCGGACTTCAAGTCCTTCAGCCAACAGTTCACCGTCGGCGACGAGCTGCTCTCCGACCTCTGCGCGCGCGCCACGGCCGACTCCGTGGCCTTCGACTCCGCGCAGTACGCCAAGTCGCGCCCCCTGATCGCCCTCCAACTCAAGGCGCTCATCGCCCGCGACCTCTTCGACGAGACGGCCTACTACCGCATCATCAACGAAGACAACGAGAGTCTTCGCGAGGCCCTGCGCATCATCAACAATGCCGAGGCCTACGAGAAGATCCTCCGCGGCGTGAAGAGCGACAAGTGA
- the coaD gene encoding pantetheine-phosphate adenylyltransferase: MHRIAIFPGTFDPFTIGHRSLVDRGLGLVDEIIVAIGTNENKRTYFPIEKRLEFIRTLYRDEPRVRVAAYDTLTVDFAHTVGARFILRGIRTVNDFEYEKNIADVNRKLAGIETFILFTEPEHTHISSSIVRELLHFGKDISDFIPPEIRDMAQT, translated from the coding sequence CCCCGGCACCTTCGACCCCTTCACCATCGGCCACCGCTCGCTTGTCGACCGCGGCCTGGGGTTGGTAGACGAGATCATCGTGGCCATCGGTACGAACGAGAACAAACGGACCTACTTCCCAATCGAGAAACGGTTGGAGTTCATCCGTACCCTCTATCGTGACGAGCCACGCGTCCGTGTGGCCGCCTACGACACGCTCACCGTCGACTTTGCCCACACCGTCGGCGCCCGCTTTATCCTGCGCGGCATCCGCACGGTCAACGACTTTGAGTATGAAAAGAACATCGCCGACGTCAACCGTAAGCTCGCCGGCATCGAGACGTTCATCCTCTTTACCGAGCCGGAGCACACGCACATCAGCTCCTCCATCGTGCGCGAGCTGCTGCACTTCGGCAAGGACATCTCCGACTTTATCCCCCCCGAGATCCGCGACATGGCGCAGACGTAA